Within Actinoplanes sp. L3-i22, the genomic segment GCCCTCCATGTCCGGGTTGTCCACCGGGATCTGCCGGTCGAAACGGCCGGGACGCAGCAGCGCGGGGTCCAGGATGTCGGGCCGGTTGGTGGCCGCGATCAGGATCACGCCACCCTTGGTGTCGAAGCCGTCCATCTCGACGAGCAGCTGGTTGAGCGTCTGCTCGCGCTCGTCGTGACCGCCGCCCATGCCGGCACCACGGTGCCGGCCGACCGCGTCGATCTCGTCGACGAAGACGATCGCCGGAGCGTTCGACTTGGCCTGCTCGAAGAGGTCGCGGACCCGGCTCGCGCCGACACCGACGAACATCTCGACGAAGTCCGAGCCGGAGATGGAGTAGAAGGGCACGCCGGCCTCGCCGGCGACCGCGCGGGCCAGCAGCGTCTTACCGGTACCCGGCTGACCGAAGAGCAGGACGCCCTTCGGAATCTTGGCGCCGAGTGCCTGGTACTTCGCCGGGTTCTGCAGGAAGTCCTTGATCTCCTGGAGCTCCTCGACCGCCTCGTCGGCGCCCGCCACATCGGCGAACGTCGTCTTGGGCGTGTCTTTGGTGATCATCTTCGCTTTGGACTTGCCGAAGTTGAGCACCCGGGAGCCGCCGCCCTGCATCTGCGACATGAACAGCAGCAGGAGGACCACCAGAATGGCGATCGGCAGCAGGTTGATCAGCAGACTGAGCAGGATGTTGTCGCCGGAGACGGTCGCATTGATCGTCCCCGTGATCCGCCCCGCCGACTTGGCCTGCTCGACGTCATCCCAGATTGCGCTGGTGACCTCGTACGGATACTGGGTCTCGATCTTGTCCGTGCTCTTGCCGTTGAACTGCTCGGTGCTCTTGAGATCGATCTGGAGCGTCTGCTCCTTGTCCTTCTGGACGACCTTCTCGATACCGGGCTGGTTCAGACGCTCGAGAGCGACGGAAGTGTCTACCCGTTGGTAGCTGGGACCGCTGGTGAAGATCGAGCTCAGCGCGACTACGCCGATGATCACCAGAATGATCCAGACCACCGGGCGGCGGAAGAAACGCGTACGTTCCATACTGTTGTCGGGCGCCAAGCGCCCGGACCCTCCTGATCGGCGTCCTGGTCACCTCAACGTGGCCGCCCACCGGCGGCAGCCGGAATCAATGCCCCCGTTTGGTGACGGTGAATCACTCCCGGCCCCTCCGGCGCTCGTGACACCACGCCGTCGGTCACTCGACCGTACACCGTGGGCACGGATTGCGAACCCGTGAGGCCGTAGGGCGAACTCCACGTAACCCCCCGCAATCCGGCGCGTTTCAGCAATAAAACGGTTCATAACCACCATTACTGAGAACACGCTGAGAAAGCGGTTCAGCTACGGGCGTAGACCTCCGGCTTGAGAACCCCCACGTACGGCAACTCGCGGTAACGCTCCGCGAAGTCCAGTCCGTAACCGACCACGAACTCGTTGGGGATGTCGAAGCCGACGTAACGGACCGGAACCTGCACCTTGACCGCGTCCGGCTTGCGGAACAGCGCGACCACCTCGACGCTGGCCGGCTGCCGCGACTCGAGGTACTTCATCAGCCAGGACAGGGTCAGCCCGGAGTCGACGATGTCCTCGACGACCAGCACGTGCCGGCCGGCGATGTCCCGGTCCAGGTCCTTCAGGATGCGCACCACGCCGGACGAGGTGGTCCCCTGTCCGTACGACGAGACGGCCATGAACTCCATCTCGGTGGACGGGCCCTGCCGTCCCAGCGAGCGGGCGAAGTCGGCCATGAACATGACCGCGCCCTTCAGCACGCAGACCAGGAGGATGCCGTCCGGAGCGTCGGCGTGGTCCGCGGCCACCTGCTTCGCCAACTCGTCGATCTTCTCGCGGATCTGCTCCTCCGAGATGATCACGTGGTCGATGTCGGTGTCGTACCAAGAACCATCAGCCATGGGCCTAAGCCTGCCGCATCGAGGTTACCGTTCGTGAAACGGGGCCGGATTCGCTCCGGATCGTTCAGCTGACATGGGTCGGAACCACCCGAACGAGGTCGTTCTCCCGTCGCGCCACGGCGATCCCGCCGGGCAGACACGCCGGCCCCTGCCCGTGCCAGTCGGTCACCAGCGCGTCCAGGGCGGTCACGTGGCCGTACGCCAGCGCGCCCCCGGGCGCCCCCAGCTCCCGGGCCCACCGGTGCAGCACCCGCCCCCGGATCGCGCCACGCAGCCCGGCCAGCACCGGCACCGCCAGCCCGGCGGCCGACCGGGCCCGGGCCAGGGCGTCGGCGGCCAGCTCGTCCAGCGTCTCGTTGTCCGCCGCGAGCAGCGCCGCGGTCCGGGCCAGGTTGCCGATCACGGCCGGGCCCAGCTCGGCGACGAGGGTGGGCAGGGCGGTGCCACGGACGCGGGACCGGGCGTACGCCGGATCGGTGTTGTGCGGATCCTCCCAGGGGGCCAGGCCCAGGGCGGCACACGCCTTCCGGGTGTCCGCACGGGCCACGTCGAGCAGCGGCCGGCGGAACACCCCGCGCCGCGGCGGCATCCCGGCCAGCCCGCGCGGGCCGGCGCCCCGGGCCAGCGCCAGCAGCACCGTCTCGGCCTGGTCGTCGCGGGTGTGCCCGAGCAGCACGGCGGCCGCCCCGAGCTCGCCGGCGGCGGTCTCCAGCGCGGCGTACCGCGCGGTCCGGGCGGCCGCCTCCGGCCCACCGGGCAGGCCGGCGACCGTGACGGTCGACACACTGACCGGATCGAAGCCGGCGTCCCGCGCCCAGGCGGCGACCGAGCGGGCCCGGCGATCCGAGCCCTCCTGCAGCCCGTGATCCACGGTGACCAGCCCGACCCGGCCGGAGACGAACCGGGCCGCGGCGGCCAGCGCGAGGGAGTCGGCGCCGCCCGAGCAGGCGACCAGCACCAATGCGCCGGACGGCAGATCCGCCAGGCCGCGACGGACGGCCGTGCGGACCGCGGCGACCGGCGCCGGGATCCGGGCCACGGTCAGTCGAGGGCCGGGCGCGCGCCGTGCACCCGCGCCACCCAGGCATCCGGATCGCTGAGCTCCTCCAGCCAGGGCAGGGTCAGCGGGGACTCGAAGATCTTGTTGAAGCCGTCCATCCCGACCCGCTCGACCACGGCGTGCACGAACTTGTGGCCCTCCGCGTACTGCCGCATCTTGACGTCCAGGCCGAGCAGCCGGCGCACCGCCTTGTCCAGCGGGTTGCCGCCCTCGCGGCGGCGGTTGAACTTGGCCCGGATCGCCTCGACGCTGGGGATCACCTCGGGGCCGACGCCGTCCATCACGAACTCGGCGTGGCCTTCCAGCAGGGTCATCAGCGCGGTCAGCCGGTCCAGCACGGCTTTCTGCCCGGGGGTCTGCACGATGTCCAGCACCGAGACCCGGCTCTCCGAGTCGCGCAGCGCGTCGGAGAGGGTGGCGACGCCGCGGCGCAGCCGCTCCAGCATGTGCTCGCCGCCCTGCGAGGCGTCGACGAACGCCTGCACCTGGCCGAGGAAGTACCCCCGCATCCAGGGGACCGCGGTGAACTGGGTGCGGTGGGTGACCTCGTGCAGGCAGACCCAGAGCCGGAAGTCCCGCGGGTCGGCGCCGATCTTGCGCTCGACCTCGACGATGTTCGGCGCGTTCAGCAGCAGCTGGCCGGGGTCGCCGGAGAACACCTCGTACTGCCCGAGGACGCGGCCGGACAGGTAGGCCAGGATCGTCCCGGCCTGCACGCCGGTCACCCGGGAGCCGATCGCCTCGGCGAACGCGCCCGGCGGCTTGTCCCCGGAGAGCTTGGTGACCAGCGGATTGATCACCTGTTGGAGGCCGGCGATGTTCACCTTGGCCCAGTCCCGCCGGTCGACCACCCGGACCGGCGGCACCTCGACCTGGGCGACCAGGCCGGTGAAGGCCGCCACGTGGCCGGCTGCCTCCTCGGTCAGATCCCGCAGCTCGGACACCACCTGAGCGGCCTCGTCGTAAGAGACCGCCGGGCCTGATTTGGACAGCGCGCCCGCGGTCGCGGCGGCCAGATCCCAGTCAACGAACTGCGCCATGCAGCCGACAGTACCCGCGCGGCTCCATAGCGCACTCCGGTGAAACCCCTAGGACCCCGCGCTACGCGCAACCGCAGGCGACCAGGGCCGTCGCCACCTTGTCCAGCGCCGCCTTGGCGCTGCTCGCGTTCGAGGTGGCGCTCGCCATGATCGCGAAGGAGAGCACCCGCCCGTCCTTGGTGACCAGCACGCCGGCCAGCGTGTTCACGCCGCTCAGGGTGCCGGTCTTGGCCCGTACGACGCCCTGCGCGGCCTGGTTCGGGCTGGGCGTGACGAACCTGGTCCGCAGCGTGCCGGACCAGCCGGCCACCGGCAGGCCGTTGAACATCGCGGAGAGCTCCGGCTTGGTGCCGCCGGCCGCCAGGGCCAGCGTCTGGACCAGCAGGGTCGGGCTGATGCCGTTGTGCCGGGAGAGGCCGCTGCCGTCGTACAGGTCGGCCTCGTCGCCGGGCAGGCCCAGCTCGCGCAGCTTGGCGATCATCGCCTCGGAGGCGCCGTCGAAGCTCGGCTCGTCCCCGGCGGCCAGCGCGACCTGCCGGGCCATCGTCTCGGCCAGCGTGTTGTCGCTCTGCTGCAGCATCCAGTCCAGGATCTGCACCAGTGGCGGCGACTCGACCCGGCCCAGCTCCTGACCCGGGGCGACGCCCGCGCCGGCGGCCGCGGAGGCCGGTGCGGAGGCGTCGGCGGCCGGCGCTTCGCCCTTGGCGACCTTCGACGAGGCCACCCCGAGCTGCTTCGCGAACGCCTTGCCGGCCGACAGCGCCGGGTCGGTGAAGCGCGGGTCGCCGCCGTTCTCGTGGTGCACCGGGGTGACCCGGCCGGCGTTGGTCATCAGCGACTGGATCTTGGCCACCTGCCCGTCCGGCGAGACGTCGCCGGACGACCAGCCGAGCGCGGTGGTCGGGCCCTTGAACAGCGAGACGTCCACGGTCACCTTGGTGATCGGGGTGTCGCCCATCGCCGTCTTCACCTGCTTGGCCAGCAGATCGAGCCGGGCCGCGCCGGGGAACTGGCCCTTCGCGTCGATCGACAGGGTCGGGTCGCCGCCCCCGATGATCACGACTTCGCCCGGGTTCTCGCCGGCCACCACCCGGGTGGCCAGCCGGTAGGCCGGGCCGCGGGCGGCCAGCACGGTCACCGCGGTGAGGATCTTGGTGGTGGACGCCGGGGTGGTCGGGATGTCGGCGTTCTGCGCGTAGAGGACCTGCGACGACGCCACGTCCAGGACCGAGACGTGCACGGTCGAGCCCAGCGCCGACGACTTGACCAGCGGATCCAGGACCGCCTTGACCGCGGACGCGCTCGGCGCCTGGCCCTGCGACGTCGCGGCGGCGAGCACCGGCGTCGGGGTCGGCTCGGGCGTGGTCGCGTTCGGCGTCGGGGTGGTCGCGTCGCCGAACCAGCCGGCGATCGGGCCCGGCTTCTCCACCAGGCCGACCACCACCACGGCCAGCGCGACGACCACCGCGAGGACGATCGAGGCGACCTTCGTACTGGAAAAGATCCCTGGTCCGGAATCGGCCGATTCGGTCTCGACGGCCGGTTCGGCGGCGGCCTTCGGCGCCGCGGGTGGCCGGGCGCCGCCGGACAGCGCCGGCACCGCCGGGCGCGCGGTGTTCAAGGGCACAGAGGCTTTCCCGTACGCGTCCACGCCGCTCGCCGCGGCCGGCGTCGGAGCGGCCGGCGGCCGCACGGGTGGCGGCGCGGCCGGTGGCGGGGAAGCGGGCTGCGGCGGCGTGGGCTGCGGCGGCGTGGGCTGCGGCGGCTGCGGACCGCTGGGCGGATAGCTCCCGGCCGGTGGGATCGGAACCGTGGTCTGCGCGTCCGGCGACGGCGGCGGGAAGCTCGCCCAGCCGGGCGCAGCCGTCGGCATGCCCGGAACGCCGGACTTCGGCGGAAGCTGGGACGTGGGCACGTCGGACCAACCGGGCTGCCTTTTACCGGCATCCGGGTGATTCGCCCCGTCCGACACGCCGCTGTTGTCCGGACCGCTCTGTGAATCTTGCCTCGTCACACGCCCCTCCTCGCCCGTGGCGTCAGACTTAGGGGAGACTAGCGACATCCGGCACACCGTTGCGCGCGGATCCTGCGGGCCTGCTTCCACTCCCCCGCTTCCCCGCCCGGCGGCCCGGTCTAATCAGCGGGCAAGCTTAAGGGGAGCGACATAATGGATTTCGACGTTCTGGTTGAGATCCCCAAGGGGCAGCGCAACAAGTACGAGGTGGACCACAAGACCGGGCGCATCCGGCTGGACCGGACGCTCTTCACGGCCACCCAGTATCCGGCCGACTACGGCTTCATCGAGGGCACCCTGGGCCAGGACGGCGACCCGCTCGACGCGCTGGTGCTGATCCAGGAGCCGACCTTCCCCGGCTGTCTGGTCCGCTCCCGCGCGATCGGGATGTTCCGGATGAGTGACGAGAAGGGCCGCGACGACAAGGTCCTCTGCGTGCCGTTCGAGGATCCCCGCCAGGAGCACCTGCGCGACATTCACCACCTGGGCGAGTTCGACCGGATGGAGATCCAGCACTTCTTCACGGTCTACAAGGACCTGGAGCCGGGCAAGTCCGTCGAGGGCGCGACCTGGGTCGGCCGGGTCGAGGCCGAGGCGGAGATCACCGCCTCGTTCAAGCGTGCCGCGGACGCCGAGGCGCACGAAGAAGCGCACTGATCGCTCGCATCCCCTGATACCGCTGACGACCGCACCTGCGGGGCCCGGGCCTCGCAGGTGCGGTCGTATGGCTACCCGAAAGCTATGCCGCTGACCGCGCTGTAGAGGCCGGCCACCGCGCAGGCGACCGGGATCACCGCGACCGTGGCCAGCACGTCCAGCAGCTCCGCGCCCCGGCTCAGGTACCCCGAGGGCGGCCGGTCCGACCAGGTCACCCCGACCGCCACCACGATCAGGGCGAGCACCACGCACCCCACGGTCACCACCGGCAGCGCCACCTCGGGCGCCCCGCCGACCAGGTCCGCGCCGAGCGCCGCGGCGGCGGCCAGCCCGCCGGCAATCAGCGCCAGCCGATGCCGCCGCGCGCGGAACAGCCGGGAGCGCAGCAGCAGCG encodes:
- the ftsH gene encoding ATP-dependent zinc metalloprotease FtsH translates to MERTRFFRRPVVWIILVIIGVVALSSIFTSGPSYQRVDTSVALERLNQPGIEKVVQKDKEQTLQIDLKSTEQFNGKSTDKIETQYPYEVTSAIWDDVEQAKSAGRITGTINATVSGDNILLSLLINLLPIAILVVLLLLFMSQMQGGGSRVLNFGKSKAKMITKDTPKTTFADVAGADEAVEELQEIKDFLQNPAKYQALGAKIPKGVLLFGQPGTGKTLLARAVAGEAGVPFYSISGSDFVEMFVGVGASRVRDLFEQAKSNAPAIVFVDEIDAVGRHRGAGMGGGHDEREQTLNQLLVEMDGFDTKGGVILIAATNRPDILDPALLRPGRFDRQIPVDNPDMEGRKAILRVHAKGKPFTPDVDLDSVARRTPGFSGADLANVINEAALLTARNEKRAISNYFLEEAIDRVIAGPERRTRAMSDNEKKITAYHEGGHALVAYALPHSAPVHKVTILPRGRSLGHTLVLPVEDKYTQTRAEMIDTLAYALGGRAAEELVFHEPTTGAGNDIEKASGLARAMVTQYGMSSKLGAVKYGTSGDEPFLGRNMGHERDYSDSVAADIDAEVRALIELAHDEAWEILVEYRDVLDEMVLELIEKETLTREDMDRICARVQKRPPMSPFNGFGKRLPSEAPPVLTPAEREKLKAQAESDGQLAVGPNANGAVEGSN
- the hpt gene encoding hypoxanthine phosphoribosyltransferase, encoding MADGSWYDTDIDHVIISEEQIREKIDELAKQVAADHADAPDGILLVCVLKGAVMFMADFARSLGRQGPSTEMEFMAVSSYGQGTTSSGVVRILKDLDRDIAGRHVLVVEDIVDSGLTLSWLMKYLESRQPASVEVVALFRKPDAVKVQVPVRYVGFDIPNEFVVGYGLDFAERYRELPYVGVLKPEVYARS
- the tilS gene encoding tRNA lysidine(34) synthetase TilS — its product is MARIPAPVAAVRTAVRRGLADLPSGALVLVACSGGADSLALAAAARFVSGRVGLVTVDHGLQEGSDRRARSVAAWARDAGFDPVSVSTVTVAGLPGGPEAAARTARYAALETAAGELGAAAVLLGHTRDDQAETVLLALARGAGPRGLAGMPPRRGVFRRPLLDVARADTRKACAALGLAPWEDPHNTDPAYARSRVRGTALPTLVAELGPAVIGNLARTAALLAADNETLDELAADALARARSAAGLAVPVLAGLRGAIRGRVLHRWARELGAPGGALAYGHVTALDALVTDWHGQGPACLPGGIAVARRENDLVRVVPTHVS
- a CDS encoding zinc-dependent metalloprotease — translated: MAQFVDWDLAAATAGALSKSGPAVSYDEAAQVVSELRDLTEEAAGHVAAFTGLVAQVEVPPVRVVDRRDWAKVNIAGLQQVINPLVTKLSGDKPPGAFAEAIGSRVTGVQAGTILAYLSGRVLGQYEVFSGDPGQLLLNAPNIVEVERKIGADPRDFRLWVCLHEVTHRTQFTAVPWMRGYFLGQVQAFVDASQGGEHMLERLRRGVATLSDALRDSESRVSVLDIVQTPGQKAVLDRLTALMTLLEGHAEFVMDGVGPEVIPSVEAIRAKFNRRREGGNPLDKAVRRLLGLDVKMRQYAEGHKFVHAVVERVGMDGFNKIFESPLTLPWLEELSDPDAWVARVHGARPALD
- the dacB gene encoding D-alanyl-D-alanine carboxypeptidase/D-alanyl-D-alanine-endopeptidase — protein: MPTAAPGWASFPPPSPDAQTTVPIPPAGSYPPSGPQPPQPTPPQPTPPQPASPPPAAPPPVRPPAAPTPAAASGVDAYGKASVPLNTARPAVPALSGGARPPAAPKAAAEPAVETESADSGPGIFSSTKVASIVLAVVVALAVVVVGLVEKPGPIAGWFGDATTPTPNATTPEPTPTPVLAAATSQGQAPSASAVKAVLDPLVKSSALGSTVHVSVLDVASSQVLYAQNADIPTTPASTTKILTAVTVLAARGPAYRLATRVVAGENPGEVVIIGGGDPTLSIDAKGQFPGAARLDLLAKQVKTAMGDTPITKVTVDVSLFKGPTTALGWSSGDVSPDGQVAKIQSLMTNAGRVTPVHHENGGDPRFTDPALSAGKAFAKQLGVASSKVAKGEAPAADASAPASAAAGAGVAPGQELGRVESPPLVQILDWMLQQSDNTLAETMARQVALAAGDEPSFDGASEAMIAKLRELGLPGDEADLYDGSGLSRHNGISPTLLVQTLALAAGGTKPELSAMFNGLPVAGWSGTLRTRFVTPSPNQAAQGVVRAKTGTLSGVNTLAGVLVTKDGRVLSFAIMASATSNASSAKAALDKVATALVACGCA
- a CDS encoding inorganic diphosphatase translates to MDFDVLVEIPKGQRNKYEVDHKTGRIRLDRTLFTATQYPADYGFIEGTLGQDGDPLDALVLIQEPTFPGCLVRSRAIGMFRMSDEKGRDDKVLCVPFEDPRQEHLRDIHHLGEFDRMEIQHFFTVYKDLEPGKSVEGATWVGRVEAEAEITASFKRAADAEAHEEAH